The following are encoded in a window of Candidatus Moraniibacteriota bacterium genomic DNA:
- a CDS encoding protein Rep codes for MHTSTGKYTEYITKRVFISGNEIEYYHYKEKGLLRNYKRKKRNEKKAQKEKESQKQKAQSTIQRTRKEIRRRVNANSQLIKFLTLTFKENETDIEKSNRVFNLFTQRMKDRFPEFQYLAVLEFQKRGAIHYHLLCNLRYIKKKELEKIWGQGFIDIKRIKHVSNLGRYICKYLQKDMFDERMFGKKKFFCSQNLKKPIELTNEFAQAFLSDSSLCLEKEWETQFENEYMGKVDYIIYRLFKA; via the coding sequence ATGCACACATCTACGGGAAAGTATACGGAATATATTACGAAACGAGTTTTCATTTCTGGGAATGAAATAGAATATTATCACTACAAAGAAAAGGGACTTCTTCGAAATTATAAACGAAAAAAGCGAAACGAAAAGAAAGCTCAAAAAGAAAAAGAAAGTCAAAAGCAAAAAGCACAATCCACTATTCAACGTACAAGAAAAGAAATTCGACGAAGGGTAAATGCTAATTCACAGCTTATAAAATTTCTCACACTTACTTTCAAAGAGAATGAAACGGATATTGAAAAAAGTAATAGAGTTTTCAACCTCTTTACTCAAAGAATGAAAGATCGCTTTCCCGAGTTTCAGTATCTAGCGGTTCTTGAATTTCAAAAGCGTGGAGCAATACATTATCATCTTCTTTGTAATCTTCGTTACATAAAAAAGAAAGAATTGGAAAAGATATGGGGACAGGGATTTATTGATATTAAGCGTATAAAGCACGTTTCCAATCTTGGAAGATATATTTGTAAATATCTTCAAAAAGATATGTTTGATGAAAGAATGTTTGGCAAAAAGAAATTTTTTTGTTCACAAAATCTCAAAAAGCCTATAGAACTTACAAATGAATTTGCACAAGCATTTCTTTCTGATTCCTCGCTTTGTTTAGAAAAAGAATGGGAGACACAATTTGAAAATGAATATATGGGTAAAGTTGATTATATTATTTATCGTTTATTTAAAGCTTGA